In Apium graveolens cultivar Ventura chromosome 10, ASM990537v1, whole genome shotgun sequence, the following are encoded in one genomic region:
- the LOC141693495 gene encoding eukaryotic translation initiation factor 4G-like — protein MSVNQSRAEKSESGQHRKTNRSGNSSGGQRNFPGGGGKGSGAATAPTPSLSTSRSFKKPSNAQGSQIRVVNSDIRNDATAGGNVAVSGSARGVQNGAHSQSHGGSDAPAVVKQNVTPTPKINRGVPKAPAPNNTPVSSNTMAPSTPVKGGGFPLQFGSISPGLMQVPARTSSAPPNLDEQKREQARYESSRVMPVLPAQSVPKQNVPTNNSATSDQPNIVDTHSMSKARRDVQVAPGPHAIQTQKPSVHPISGMPMQMPFHQQHIPVQFGNPNPQLQSQSMVNSSMPMPMGMPFPMGNPSQVQQQLYIQGLPPHMMPPQGVMHQGQGVNFSSQMGTQLPHMGNMGMNINPQFSQQQPGNFGGARKTVKITHPDTHEELSLSKRTDTYKESGSSAPRSHTNIPPQSQPISSFPPGRPSNFYPNSYSQGSVFYTGPNSLHLSSNQVPPNSQAPRLYKQVTVKPAASPRLEKIAETSLPASSPTVEKNIPKISGQEGEATSIRTERDPEKTSDMSSQKSEYTSIPVQIKGTGGVSDSASASSPLPSSIPCTPPENSEYSTGSSITVVAKNDLLDRSNDNDEKHSKKSQSVLQNQIDRPVAPSLPEVVEDTRSSSIPEAQPGEENVRESETSVAVDLNTNSSEVQGIHELEKSDGVDSAEMSADVSVDNKPKHEAMRTQESRNILLSEPNADAAGCVASAKSDSPRPYEHADQTESLIMEVKDKQLKLEMEPVHLTKGDADADLSTSIVGTVDCLITETSSLSLGSTISHDYDKTSASDASTIIDNTMASTETESNKLDQKSQILSVPSQSEPPCETEIADSDSTELLSSSNDLKDKPVPETIMSKNTNTKKKRREALQKADRAGRIADLYMAYKGPDEKKENPIDVESSETSSSQAKELASGFSPKDVPNESKAEPDDWEDAADLSTPKLDDGKLLGEVKDHIEDKTLMDRKYSRDFLLKFSEQCKDLPVGFKITLDIAEALVLSIGNVPLPSPGRNDDRSMGRSPSGRRGVGMGMGDDDKWSKVPGPLPPGLDMGYGSHANNVFQPGANFGVLRNPRVQSPVMHSSGILSGPVHSMGPQYGMQRTNSDADKWQRATNFQRGLMPSPRTPAQVMHKAERKYEVGKITDEEQAKQRQLKAILNKLTPQNFERLFEQVKQVNIDNAGTLTGVISQIFDKALMEPTFCEMYADFCYHLAGDLPDFNEDNEKITFKRLLLNKCQEEFERGEREQEEANRAEEEGEVKQSDEEREEKRVQARRRMLGNIRLIGELYKKKMLTERIMHECIKKLLGQYQNPDEEDVEALCKLMSTIGEMIDHPKAKEHMDAYFDMMAKLSNNMKLSSRVRFMLKDSMDLRKNKWQQRRKVEGPKKIEEVHRDAANERQAQANRLARGPSMGSSFRRGQQPMDFAPRGSNVLSSPNSHMGGFRGAPQQPRGYATQDIRTDERHPFDNRNLLPQRPLGDSITLVPQGGLARGMSIRGQPPMLSVPFSDMHNQDSRRTTPGLNGYGSVTDRPVYTSREELIPRSAQRFVSPSAHDHMNITDGNSTYMNREMPNPDRVFNRSRPNTPPSRGMESISVGNIPTEKVLPEEQLRKKSLETIKEFYSAKDEMEVALCVKDLNAPSFYPSMISIWITDSFERKDMERGLLAKLLVNLAKSRDTLLSRPQFVEGFESVLACLEDAVTDAPKAPEFLGGIFAKFVLENVLPMAEIGRLIYEGGEQQGQLVEIGLAAEVLGSVLEIIKTEKGEQVLKEICTGSSLRLENFRPPNSKRALTLDKFI, from the exons ATGTCCGTCAATCAATCTAGGGCTGAGAAGAGCGAGTCGGGACAGCATCGAAAAACTAATCGATCCGGTAATAGCTCCGGTGGGCAGAGGAATTTTCCAGGCGGTGGTGGTAAGGGTAGCGGTGCTGCCACCGCCCCTACTCCTTCGCTTTCGACTAGTCGAAG tttTAAGAAGCCTAGTAATGCGCAAGGATCGCAAATTCGGGTTGTGAATTCGGATATTAGGAATGATGCTACTGCCGGTGGTAATGTTGCTGTTTCTGGTTCAGCCCGTGGTGTGCAGAATGGCGCTCATTCACAATCACATG GAGGGTCTGATGCTCCAGCTGTTGTCAAGCAGAATGTTACTCCGACACCAAAAATTAATCGGGGTGTGCCGAAAGCTCCTGCTCCAAATAATACCCCCGTAAGCTCAAATACAATGGCCCCTTCAACCCCTGTCAAAG GTGGAGGTTTTCCTCTCCAGTTTGGATCAATAAGTCCTGGTCTGATGCAG GTACCTGCTCGAACTAGCTCAGCGCCGCCAAATTTGGATGAGCAGAAACGGGAACAG GCTCGCTATGAATCATCAAGAGTTATGCCTGTGCTGCCAGCCCAATCCGTTCCTAAGCAGAATGTGCCTACCAATAATTCTGCAACTTCTGACCAACCTAATATTGTTGACACTCATTCGATGTCAAAAGCAAGAAGAGATGTGCAAGTTGCACCTGGTCCACATGCAATCCAAACTCAGAAGCCTTCTGTTCACCCTATTTCTGGGATGCCTATGCAAATGCCATTTCACCAGCAACATATACCAGTTCAATTTGGGAATCCTAATCCACAGTTGCAGTCCCAAAGCATGGTAAATAGCTCTATGCCAATGCCAATGGGAATGCCCTTCCCTATGGGAAATCCTTCTCAAGTGCAGCAGCAACTGTATATTCAGGGTCTTCCACCCCACATGATGCCACCTCAGGGTGTCATGCATCAGGGTCAGGGTGTCAATTTCTCCTCGCAAATGGGTACCCAGTTACCTCACATGGGGAATATGGGGATGAACATCAATCCCCAGTTCTCGCAGCAGCAGCCAGGAAATTTTGGTGGTGCTCGTAAAACAGTTAAGATAACTCACCCTGATACTCATGAAGAGTTGAGTTTATCTAAAAGGACTGATACTTACAAAGAATCTGGATCGTCTGCTCCGCGATCACATACGAATATACCACCTCAGTCCCAACCTATTTCATCTTTTCCTCCTGGCCGTCCAAGTAACTTTTACCCTAATTCTTACAGTCAGGGTTCCGTATTTTATACAGGTCCTAATTCTCTTCATTTAAGCAGTAACCAAGTTCCTCCAAATTCACAGGCTCCAAGGTTATATAAACAG GTCACCGTGAAGCCAGCAGCTTCCCCACGCTTGGAAAAAATTGCTGAAACTTCTTTGCCAGCAAGCTCACCTACTGTTGAGAAAAATATTCCTAAGATATCTGGTCAAGAAGGAGAAGCTACATCTATTCGTACTGAAAGAGATCCTGAAAAGACAAGTGATATGTCCTCACAGAAGTCAGAGTATACATCGATACCTGTTCAAATTAAAGGAACTGGCGGAGTATCTGATTCAGCTTCCGCATCTAGCCCTCTACCAAGTTCTATTCCTTGTACACCTCCTGAAAATTCCGAGTATTCCACAGGCTCTAGTATTACTGTAGTTGCAAAAAATGATCTATTGGATAGGTCTAATGATAATGATGAGAAACACAGTAAGAAGAGCCAATCTGTACTGCAGAATCAG ATTGATCGACCTGTTGCCCCTTCGTTACCCGAAGTTGTAGAGGACACAAGATCATCTTCTATACCAGAAGCTCAGCCAGGAGAGGAAAATGTCAGGGAATCAGAAACCTCTGTTGCCGTTGACTTAAATACAAATAGTTCTGAGGTACAGGGAATTCATGAGTTGGAAAAAAGCGATGGAGTTGATTCTGCTGAAATGTCAGCTGATGTATCTGTGGATAATAAGCCAAAACATGAAGCTATGCGAACTCAAGAAAGTAGAAACATACTGCTCTCTGAGCCAAATGCAGATGCTGCTGGTTGTGTGGCAAGTGCAAAATCCGATTCACCAAGACCATATGAACATGCTGATCAAACTGAGAGCCTTATCATGGAAGTGAAAGATAAACAGCTGAAGTTGGAGATGGAACCTGTACACCTCACAAAAGGTGATGCAGATGCTGATTTATCAACCTCTATAGTTGGGACAGTGGACTGCCTGATTACTGAAACATCCTCATTGTCTCTTGGATCCACAATCTCACATGATTATGATAAGACTTCAGCTTCGGATGCTTCTACTATAATCGATAATACCATGGCTAGTACAGAAACAGAATCCAACAAGTTAGATCAGAAATCACAAATTCTTTCAGTTCCATCTCAGTCTGAGCCGCCTTGTGAAACTGAAATTGCTGATAGTGATAGCACAGAATTGCTTTCTTCATCAAATGATTTGAAAGATAAACCTGTGCCGGAGACAATTATGTCAAAGAATACAAATACAAAGAAGAAGAGAAGAGAAGCTTTACAAAAGGCAGACCGTGCTGGTAGAATTGCTGATCTTTATATGGCATATAAAGGTCCAGATGAAAAGAAAGAAAATCCGATCGATGTTGAGAGCTCAGAAACGTCTTCTAGCCAAGCTAAAGAGTTGGCTTCTGGATTTTCTCCGAAAGATGTTCCAAATGAGAGTAAAGCTGAACCGGATGACTGGGAAGATGCTGCAGATTTATCAACTCCAAAACTTGATGATGGGAAGCTCCTTGGAGAGGTAAAAGATCACATTGAGGACAAAACTTTAATGGACAGAAAGTACTCTAGAGATTTCCTTCTTAAATTTTCAGAGCAATGCAAGGATCTTCCTGTGGGTTTTAAGATCACCTTAGATATTGCAGAAGCATTGGTATTGTCTATTGGCAATGTTCCTTTGCCCAGTCCAGGAAGAAATGATGATAGGTCAATGGGAAGGTCTCCATCAGGTCGCCGTGGTGTTGGCATGGGTATGGGCGATGATGATAAATGGAGTAAGGTACCCGGGCCTCTTCCCCCTGGACTGGATATGGGTTATGGAAGTCATGCAAACAATGTTTTTCAACCTGGAGCAAATTTTGGAGTATTGAGAAATCCACGTGTTCAATCACCAGTTATGCATTCCAGTGGAATCCTATCTGGGCCAGTTCATTCTATGGGTCCTCAGTATGGAATGCAGCGAACTAACTCTGATGCCGACAAATGGCAGCGGGCGACTAATTTTCAGAGAGGTCTAATGCCTTCTCCTCGGACTCCCGCACAGGTGATGCATAAGGCTGAGAGAAAGTATGAAGTGGGTAAAATAACTGACGAGGAACAGGCAAAGCAAAGGCAGTTGAAAGCTATTCTGAATAAGTTAACACCGCAAAACTTTGAAAGACTATTTGAGCAAGTCAAGCAAGTAAATATTGACAATGCTGGTACTCTCACTGGTGTGATATCTCAAATCTTTGATAAAGCTCTTATGGAACCGACATTTTGTGAGATGTATGCTGATTTCTGCTATCATCTTGCTGGCGACTTGCCTGATTTTAATGAAGACAACGAAAAAATTACATTTAAGAGGTTACTTCTGAATAAGTGCCAGGAGGAGTTTGAGAGAGGTGAGAGGGAACAAGAAGAAGCCAACAGAGCTGAAGAGGAAGGTGAGGTTAAACAATCTGATGAAGAAAGGGAAGAGAAGAGAGTCCAGGCACGAAGGCGAATGTTGGGCAACATCAGACTTATTGGGGAATTATACAAGAAAAAGATGTTAACAGAGAGAATTATGCATGAATGCATTAAGAAACTATTGGGCCAGTACCAAAATCCTGATGAGGAAGATGTAGAAGCCTTGTGCAAACTAATGAGCACAATAGGAGAGATGATAGATCACCCTAAAGCCAAGGAGCACATGGATGCATATTTTGATATGATGGCCAAGCTATCTAATAACATGAAGCTCTCTTCGAGAGTGAGGTTCATGCTGAAGGATTCAATGGACCTCAGGAAAAACAAGTGGCAGCAGAGGAGGAAAGTTGAAGGTCCAAAAAAGATCGAGGAAGTGCACAGGGATGCTGCGAATGAGAGGCAGGCACAAGCTAACAGATTGGCTCGTGGACCGAGTATGGGTTCATCTTTTAGAAGGGGTCAACAACCCATGGACTTTGCTCCAAGAGGGTCAAATGTATTATCATCGCCAAATTCCCATATGGGAGGATTCCGTGGAGCACCACAACAACCACGCGGTTATGCCACTCAAGATATTAGGACAGATGAGAGACACCCTTTTGATAACAGGAACCTATTGCCACAAAGACCCCTTGGTGACTCCATTACCCTTGTGCCCCAAGGTGGTCTTGCCAGAGGAATGTCTATTAGAGGACAGCCCCCAATGTTAAGCGTACCCTTCTCTGACATGCACAATCAAGATTCCAGAAGGACTACCCCTGGTCTCAATGGGTACGGTTCTGTAACAGACCGGCCAGTTTATACCTCAAGAGAGGAACTCATTCCGCGATCTGCTCAGAGATTTGTCAGCCCGTCTGCTCATGACCACATGAATATAACGGATGGAAATTCGACTTATATGAACAGGGAAATGCCGAATCCAGATCGTGTTTTTAACAGATCTCGGCCTAATACGCCTCCTTCCAGAGGTATGGAGTCTATTTCTGTAGGAAACATTCCTACGGAAAAGGTGTTGCCGGAAGAACAATTGCGAAAAAAGTCATTGGAAACTATTAAAGAATTCTACAG TGCCAAAGACGAGATGGAAGTTGCCCTGTGTGTCAAAGATTTGAATGCTCCCAGCTTTTATCCATCAATGATATCCATCTGGATAACTGATTCCTTCGAGAGGAAGGACATGGAGAGGGGTCTACTTGCTAAGCTTCTGGTCAACCTTGCAAAATCTCGGGACACCTTGTTAAGTCGACCTCAATTTGTAGAAGG GTTTGAATCTGTTCTAGCTTGTTTGGAGGATGCTGTAACTGATGCTCCTAAAGCACCAGAATTTCTTGGTGGTATCTTTGCTAAATTTGTGCTGGAAAATGTGCTTCCCATGGCAGAAATTGGAAGGTTAATTTATGAAGGTGGGGAACAACAAGGACAGCTTGTAGAAATAGGGCTTGCAGCTGAAGTTCTTGGAAGCGTCCTGGAGATTATTAAAACTGAAAAAGGAGAACAGGTCTTGAAAGAAATTTGCACGGGCTCTAGTTTACGTCTAGAAAACTTTCGGCCTCCGAACTCTAAAAGGGCATTGACGCTAGATAAATTTATCTAA
- the LOC141692283 gene encoding metacaspase-1 isoform X2 — translation MYYSNPAMMLINCSGCQTPLQLPQGAKSIRCAICQAVTQIADPRAVATSSHAPSHPSPFNHAPPGPAPSPHGRKKAVIVGISYKFSRHELKGCINDAKCMKYMLINKFSFPEASIIMLTEEETDPYKIPTKQNMRMALFWLVQGCQPGDSLVFHYSGHGSRQRNYNGDEVDGYDETLCPLDFETQGMIVDDEINTAIVRPIPPGVKLHAIIDACHSGTVLDLPFLCRMNRSGQYVWEDHRPRSGIWKGSSGGEVISFSGCDDNQTSADTSALSKVTSTGAMTFCFIQAIERGHGQGATYGSILTAMRHAIRGAGSGGGGGGGGDVVTTLIGMLLTGGSASGGFQQMGVRQIESKR, via the exons atgtattACAGCAACCCGGCAATGATGTTAATCAACTGCTCAGGTTGTCAAACGCCTCTACAGCTCCCACAAGGCGCCAAATCAATCAGATGCGCGATTTGTCAAGCTGTGACCCAGATCGCCGATCCACGCGCCGTCGCCACGTCATCTCACGCTCCGTCTCATCCTTCGCCGTTCAATCACGCGCCTCCGGGACCGGCGCCGTCGCCGCACGGGAGGAAGAAGGCGGTGATTGTCGGTATATCGTATAAATTCTCGAGACATGAGCTGAAAGGATGTATTAATGATGCGAAATGTATGAAGTATATGTTGATTAATAAGTTTAGCTTTCCGGAAGCTTCGATTATTATGCTCACTG AGGAAGAAACAGATCCCTACAAAATTCCAACTAAACAGAACATGAGAATGGCATTATTTTGGCTTGTACAAGGATGCCAGCCAGGAGACTCCCTTGTGTTTCACTATTCAGGTCATGGTTCACGGCAAAGGAATTATAATGGAGATGAGGTTGATGGATATGATGAAACTTTGTGTCCCCTAGATTTTGAAACCCAGGGAATGATTGTTGATGATGAAATTAATACAGCAATCGTAAGACCTATTCCACCTGGAGTTAAGCTTCATGCAATAATTGATGCTTGCCATAGTGGCACTGTGCTAGATTTACCGTTCCTATGTAGAATGAACAG GAGCGGACAATATGTTTGGGAGGATCATCGTCCCCGATCTGGTATTTGGAAAGGAAGCAGTGGTGGTGAAGTTATATCTTTTAGTGGTTGTGATGACAATCAAACATCTGCCGATACATCA GCTTTGTCAAAGGTCACTTCAACTGGTGCCATGACTTTCTGTTTCATCCAAGCAATTGAGCGTGGACATGGCCAAGGTGCTACTTATGGGAGCATACTAACTGCTATGCGCCATGCCATCCGTGGTGCAGGAAgtggtggaggtggtggtggtggtggtgatGTAGTGACAACTCTTATTGGCATGCTTTTGACAGGGGGCAGTGCTAGTGGTGGCTttcaacag ATGGGTGTGAGGCAAATCGAAAGTAAAAGATAA
- the LOC141690721 gene encoding uncharacterized protein LOC141690721, protein MVLWSVWKSRNELVWNQRGMSVIEVVESVKSLLYQWQSAQDKTFDSFLGLMTREDGADHWRLPTEGTVKVNTDAAIFSSSDHFSFSMVARSHSGEMIEAKYVGRKGVIQPELAEAIGVKEALSWVKKNKWTKVEVETDCLVVVQAVRSNAIKLSYLSGIVEECKQLLSSFRDQQVTLKFIKRSANKVAHYVARHTCSLADRSWRMDNIHPDFLIILYEDLKD, encoded by the coding sequence ATGGTCTTATGGTCAGTATGGAAGAGCAGGAACGAGCTGGTGTGGAATCAAAGGGGAATGAGTGTTATAGAAGTTGTGGAATCTGTAAAATCATTACTTTACCAATGGCAAAGTGCTCAGGATAAAACATTTGACAGTTTTCTTGGTCTCATGACTCGAGAGGACGGAGCTGATCACTGGAGGTTACCAACGGAAGGAACGGTTAAAGTAAACACAGATGCTGCAATTTTCAGTAGCTCAGACCACTTCAGTTTTTCAATGGTTGCTCGCTCCCACAGTGGTGAGATGATAGAGGCTAAATATGTGGGTAGAAAAGGAGTTATTCAGCCTGAGTTAGCAGAAGCGATAGGTGTCAAGGAAGCTCTTAGTTGGGTGAAGAAGAACAAATGGACGAAGGTCGAAGTTGAAACTGATTGTTTGGTTGTCGTACAAGCAGTCAGAAGCAATGCAATCAAACTCTCATACCTTAGTGGCATTGTAGAGGAGTGCAAGCAATTATTATCGAGTTTTAGAGATCAACAAGTGACGTTGAAGTTTATTAAGCGGTCTGCGAACAAAGTAGCTCATTATGTAGCTAGACACACTTGTTCATTAGCTGATCGTAGTTGGAGGATGGATAATATTCATCCGGATTTCTTAATTATTTTGTATGAGGACTTGAAagattaa
- the LOC141692283 gene encoding metacaspase-1 isoform X1, which produces MYYSNPAMMLINCSGCQTPLQLPQGAKSIRCAICQAVTQIADPRAVATSSHAPSHPSPFNHAPPGPAPSPHGRKKAVIVGISYKFSRHELKGCINDAKCMKYMLINKFSFPEASIIMLTEEETDPYKIPTKQNMRMALFWLVQGCQPGDSLVFHYSGHGSRQRNYNGDEVDGYDETLCPLDFETQGMIVDDEINTAIVRPIPPGVKLHAIIDACHSGTVLDLPFLCRMNRSGQYVWEDHRPRSGIWKGSSGGEVISFSGCDDNQTSADTSALSKVTSTGAMTFCFIQAIERGHGQGATYGSILTAMRHAIRGAGSGGGGGGGGDVVTTLIGMLLTGGSASGGFQQEPQLTAYEAFDVYRKPFYL; this is translated from the exons atgtattACAGCAACCCGGCAATGATGTTAATCAACTGCTCAGGTTGTCAAACGCCTCTACAGCTCCCACAAGGCGCCAAATCAATCAGATGCGCGATTTGTCAAGCTGTGACCCAGATCGCCGATCCACGCGCCGTCGCCACGTCATCTCACGCTCCGTCTCATCCTTCGCCGTTCAATCACGCGCCTCCGGGACCGGCGCCGTCGCCGCACGGGAGGAAGAAGGCGGTGATTGTCGGTATATCGTATAAATTCTCGAGACATGAGCTGAAAGGATGTATTAATGATGCGAAATGTATGAAGTATATGTTGATTAATAAGTTTAGCTTTCCGGAAGCTTCGATTATTATGCTCACTG AGGAAGAAACAGATCCCTACAAAATTCCAACTAAACAGAACATGAGAATGGCATTATTTTGGCTTGTACAAGGATGCCAGCCAGGAGACTCCCTTGTGTTTCACTATTCAGGTCATGGTTCACGGCAAAGGAATTATAATGGAGATGAGGTTGATGGATATGATGAAACTTTGTGTCCCCTAGATTTTGAAACCCAGGGAATGATTGTTGATGATGAAATTAATACAGCAATCGTAAGACCTATTCCACCTGGAGTTAAGCTTCATGCAATAATTGATGCTTGCCATAGTGGCACTGTGCTAGATTTACCGTTCCTATGTAGAATGAACAG GAGCGGACAATATGTTTGGGAGGATCATCGTCCCCGATCTGGTATTTGGAAAGGAAGCAGTGGTGGTGAAGTTATATCTTTTAGTGGTTGTGATGACAATCAAACATCTGCCGATACATCA GCTTTGTCAAAGGTCACTTCAACTGGTGCCATGACTTTCTGTTTCATCCAAGCAATTGAGCGTGGACATGGCCAAGGTGCTACTTATGGGAGCATACTAACTGCTATGCGCCATGCCATCCGTGGTGCAGGAAgtggtggaggtggtggtggtggtggtgatGTAGTGACAACTCTTATTGGCATGCTTTTGACAGGGGGCAGTGCTAGTGGTGGCTttcaacag GAGCCACAATTAACTGCTTATGAGGCCTTTGATGTGTACAGGAAGCCGTTTTACCTATAA